Proteins encoded together in one Rossellomorea sp. y25 window:
- a CDS encoding phosphatase → MNKTVYFLSSSQQRSLIAEGWAEKLDVSDWSFKSAGWVAESRAEFSVLAMKELCIDISTYPLSRIEMNELGDASVIVAIQDTEFDDKIEIPSELEDKVIYWNLPNPRKRSKTPIEEWVHYQEICDEIAMRVKDLENILPQLH, encoded by the coding sequence ATGAATAAAACAGTCTATTTTCTTTCAAGTAGTCAACAGCGCAGCTTGATAGCTGAAGGGTGGGCTGAGAAGCTCGATGTGTCGGATTGGTCGTTCAAAAGTGCAGGTTGGGTTGCCGAGAGTCGTGCTGAATTCAGCGTTTTAGCAATGAAAGAGTTATGTATCGACATTAGTACCTACCCGCTTTCGCGCATCGAGATGAATGAACTTGGTGATGCTTCGGTTATTGTTGCGATTCAGGATACAGAATTTGATGATAAGATTGAGATTCCATCTGAATTAGAAGATAAGGTCATCTATTGGAATTTGCCTAATCCAAGGAAGCGTTCCAAGACACCTATTGAAGAATGGGTACACTATCAAGAAATTTGTGATGAGATTGCCATGCGAGTGAAAGATTTAGAAAACATCCTTCCACAACTACATTAA